The following coding sequences lie in one Desulfobaccales bacterium genomic window:
- the hypE gene encoding hydrogenase expression/formation protein HypE — translation MMDVILLSHGAGGREMGELIRRVFLSAYGPADYAADDSAVLHLTGGRVAFTTDSFVVSPLFFPGGDIGRLAVAGTVNDLLTAGARPLALAASFILEEGLPVETLSRITASMAATARECGVSIVTGDTKVVPRGAADQVFITTAGVGEILSPGISGSALMPGDVVLLSGTVGDHGATVMLAREGLLEGVELQSDTAPLTGMVLGLLSAGLSIHAMRDPTRGGVAAALNELARQSQVAIEVEEDRIPITPAVAAACEALGLEPLQVANEGKMIVVLPEAQADAALQIMRQSPYGEKAARIGRVLEGPPGRVVLRTGLGTSRLLESPAGELLPRIC, via the coding sequence ATGATGGATGTGATTTTGCTCAGTCACGGAGCGGGGGGGCGGGAGATGGGGGAGCTCATCCGGCGGGTCTTCCTTTCTGCCTACGGCCCGGCGGATTATGCCGCAGATGACAGCGCCGTCCTGCATCTCACGGGCGGGCGGGTGGCCTTCACCACCGACTCCTTTGTGGTTTCGCCCCTCTTTTTCCCCGGGGGGGACATCGGCCGCCTGGCGGTGGCCGGCACGGTGAATGATCTTCTCACCGCCGGGGCCCGGCCGCTGGCTTTGGCTGCTTCCTTCATCCTGGAGGAAGGGCTGCCGGTGGAGACCTTAAGCCGCATCACCGCCTCCATGGCGGCCACCGCCCGGGAGTGCGGGGTGAGCATCGTCACCGGGGACACCAAAGTGGTGCCCCGGGGCGCCGCGGACCAGGTCTTCATCACCACCGCCGGGGTGGGGGAGATACTTAGCCCCGGGATTTCCGGAAGCGCCCTCATGCCCGGGGATGTGGTGCTCCTCTCCGGCACCGTGGGGGATCACGGCGCCACGGTGATGCTGGCCCGGGAAGGCCTGCTGGAGGGGGTGGAGCTGCAAAGCGACACTGCGCCCCTGACCGGCATGGTGCTGGGATTGCTCTCCGCCGGGCTGAGCATCCATGCCATGCGGGACCCCACCCGGGGGGGCGTGGCGGCGGCGTTGAATGAGCTGGCCCGCCAATCCCAGGTGGCCATCGAGGTGGAGGAGGACCGTATCCCCATCACCCCGGCGGTGGCCGCGGCCTGTGAGGCCCTGGGGCTGGAGCCCCTGCAGGTGGCCAATGAAGGGAAGATGATCGTGGTCCTGCCGGAGGCTCAGGCGGACGCGGCTTTGCAGATTATGCGCCAGAGTCCCTACGGAGAGAAAGCCGCCCGCATCGGCCGGGTGCTGGAAGGCCCGCCCGGGCGGGTGGTGCTGCGCACCGGGCTGGGCACCTCCCGTCTGCTGGAGTCCCCAGCCGGGGAGCTTTTGCCCCGCATCTGTTGA
- the bioA gene encoding adenosylmethionine--8-amino-7-oxononanoate transaminase, giving the protein MQPDYDTLVRWDHEHLWHPFTQMKGFREEELLIIERGEGPYLFDLQGRRYLDGVSSLWCNVHGHRRHELDVALRRQLNHVAHTTLLGLAHPAAIMLARRLTEIAPTGLTKVFFSDNGSTAVEAALKIAFQYWRQRGQPEKRRFLKLALAYHGDTLGAVSVGGIPLFHEIYRPLLFETLEAPTTYCYRCPDQERCEEQCLKRLEELVAAHHQELAAVILEPVMQGAAGMIAQPRGYLAKVREVTQKQGVLLICDEVATGFGRTGRMFACEHEGVSPDLLCLSKGITGGYLPLAATLATDEIYEAFLGEFHEFKTFFHGHTYTGNPLAAAVALASLEVFEQDRVLEHLAPKIEFLSRFLAELASHPHVGDIRQRGFMVGIELVRDKAGKEPFPVARRTGHRVILAARKLGAILRPLGDVIVLMPPLCITPAELEELCRITAAAIDQGTRVD; this is encoded by the coding sequence ATGCAGCCGGATTACGACACCCTGGTGCGCTGGGATCATGAGCATCTCTGGCACCCCTTTACCCAGATGAAGGGCTTTAGGGAGGAGGAGCTCCTCATCATCGAGCGGGGCGAGGGGCCGTATCTCTTTGATCTGCAGGGCCGCCGCTACCTGGACGGGGTCTCCTCCCTGTGGTGCAACGTCCACGGCCACCGGCGCCACGAGCTGGATGTGGCCTTGCGCCGGCAACTGAACCACGTGGCCCACACCACCCTTCTCGGGCTGGCCCATCCGGCGGCCATCATGCTGGCCCGGCGTCTTACGGAAATTGCCCCCACGGGCCTCACCAAAGTCTTCTTTTCGGACAACGGCTCCACTGCGGTGGAGGCGGCCCTGAAGATCGCCTTCCAGTACTGGCGCCAGCGAGGCCAGCCGGAAAAACGCCGCTTCCTGAAGCTGGCTTTAGCCTACCACGGCGACACCCTGGGCGCCGTCTCCGTGGGGGGCATTCCCCTATTCCATGAGATTTACCGGCCCCTCCTCTTTGAGACCCTGGAGGCGCCCACCACCTATTGCTACCGCTGCCCGGATCAGGAGCGTTGCGAGGAGCAGTGCCTGAAGCGCCTGGAGGAGCTGGTGGCGGCCCACCACCAGGAGCTGGCGGCGGTGATCCTGGAGCCGGTGATGCAGGGCGCCGCGGGCATGATCGCCCAGCCGCGGGGCTATCTGGCAAAGGTAAGGGAAGTGACCCAGAAGCAGGGCGTGCTTCTCATCTGCGATGAGGTGGCCACCGGGTTCGGCCGCACCGGCCGCATGTTCGCCTGCGAGCACGAGGGGGTGAGCCCGGATCTGTTGTGCCTCTCCAAGGGGATCACCGGGGGCTACCTGCCCCTGGCCGCCACCTTGGCCACCGACGAGATTTATGAGGCCTTTCTGGGGGAGTTCCACGAATTTAAGACCTTCTTCCACGGCCACACCTACACCGGCAACCCCCTGGCGGCGGCGGTGGCCCTGGCCAGCCTGGAGGTCTTTGAGCAGGACCGGGTCCTGGAGCACCTGGCCCCCAAAATCGAGTTCTTAAGCCGTTTCCTGGCGGAGCTGGCCTCTCACCCCCACGTGGGCGACATCCGCCAGCGGGGCTTCATGGTGGGGATTGAGCTGGTCCGGGACAAGGCCGGCAAGGAACCCTTCCCGGTGGCCCGGCGCACCGGCCATCGGGTGATCCTGGCGGCCCGGAAGCTAGGAGCGATCCTAAGGCCCCTGGGCGACGTGATTGTCCTCATGCCGCCTTTGTGCATCACCCCGGCGGAGCTGGAGGAACTCTGCCGCATCACCGCCGCGGCCATCGACCAGGGGACCAGGGTAGATTGA
- a CDS encoding glycosyltransferase family 39 protein, producing MASLFGAFLILHHRHFFWGDEVLTAMLVSLPTPTRMLSALADQVDNSPPLYYLLAWGWGWIWGKSEFSLRLLSCLCTLGAFAVTWRTLRLSYPLGTAALGVTAAFCLSLTVVRQVREARAYGLFLLLASLALYLYARRAAADKPTWRLAGQQALVHAGLVLSHYFGLLYSGVFLMATVAADVRRRLFHLPLYIAVLLGWCAFLPWLGPMARHRQTASPYSWIPVPGAKDLLASFGHALPLALIFLAWWWVAQQGERFSAPSSGTEPASSGTLRVREDLNLLAPLLICLPPAVAWVVSRTVVSVFWERYFLPGTLGWAVVLSNLAFMWFPDFRQVSFPGGWADLRRKLPALLLAGQLTIPLLYAVIWPATPPPREIAPPGCVSLPVVVPVAVDFLERTYHSSKPERYYFLLDWEAAIARGNNRAAVDDYHAMAAVKRHFPTLRIMAWDDFLRQYDAFLVMDSEDYTWFQTRLKCNRGYQWEFLDDEVILVRKISSLSVDNEQ from the coding sequence ATGGCTTCCCTCTTCGGCGCCTTCCTCATTCTGCACCACCGCCACTTTTTCTGGGGGGATGAGGTGCTCACCGCGATGCTGGTGAGCCTGCCCACCCCCACCCGGATGCTTTCGGCCTTGGCCGACCAGGTGGACAACTCGCCGCCCCTGTATTACCTACTGGCCTGGGGCTGGGGCTGGATCTGGGGGAAATCAGAATTCTCTCTCCGGCTGTTATCCTGCCTATGCACCTTGGGGGCGTTCGCCGTTACCTGGCGAACCTTGCGCCTGTCCTATCCTTTGGGGACCGCGGCCTTGGGAGTGACCGCCGCCTTCTGTCTCTCCTTGACAGTGGTCCGGCAGGTGCGGGAAGCCCGTGCATACGGACTCTTTCTGCTGCTGGCCAGCCTGGCTCTTTACCTCTATGCCAGGCGGGCGGCAGCGGACAAACCCACCTGGCGGCTGGCCGGCCAGCAGGCCCTGGTGCACGCCGGCCTCGTCTTGTCTCACTATTTCGGCCTCCTCTACAGCGGTGTCTTTCTTATGGCCACGGTGGCCGCGGATGTCCGGCGGCGTCTCTTCCATCTCCCCCTGTATATCGCGGTGCTTTTGGGATGGTGTGCCTTTCTCCCGTGGCTGGGGCCCATGGCCCGTCATCGCCAGACTGCGAGCCCTTATTCGTGGATTCCGGTGCCCGGAGCTAAAGACCTGCTGGCCTCCTTCGGGCACGCCCTGCCCCTGGCGCTCATTTTTCTGGCGTGGTGGTGGGTGGCTCAGCAGGGAGAGAGATTCTCCGCACCCTCTTCTGGGACCGAACCGGCATCTTCTGGCACCCTCAGGGTCCGAGAGGACCTGAACCTGCTGGCCCCACTCCTCATCTGCCTGCCGCCTGCCGTTGCCTGGGTGGTGTCCAGGACTGTGGTGTCAGTGTTTTGGGAACGCTACTTTCTGCCCGGCACCCTGGGCTGGGCGGTGGTGTTGAGCAACCTGGCCTTCATGTGGTTCCCGGATTTTCGGCAGGTGTCCTTCCCTGGAGGCTGGGCAGATCTGAGGCGGAAGCTCCCCGCCCTCCTTTTGGCCGGACAATTGACCATCCCGCTCCTCTATGCCGTCATCTGGCCTGCCACTCCTCCTCCCCGGGAGATCGCGCCTCCCGGCTGCGTCTCTCTCCCGGTGGTGGTGCCCGTGGCCGTTGACTTCCTGGAACGGACCTACCATTCCTCCAAACCGGAACGCTATTATTTCCTGCTGGATTGGGAGGCGGCCATTGCTCGGGGGAACAACCGAGCGGCGGTGGATGATTATCATGCTATGGCCGCGGTGAAACGCCACTTTCCCACGTTGCGCATCATGGCCTGGGATGACTTCCTGCGTCAATACGATGCCTTCCTGGTGATGGATTCCGAAGACTACACTTGGTTTCAGACACGTCTCAAATGCAACCGGGGATATCAGTGGGAATTTTTGGATGACGAAGTCATTCTAGTGAGAAAGATTTCTTCACTCTCGGTGGATAATGAACAGTAA
- a CDS encoding polysaccharide deacetylase family protein, producing the protein MRRRTQLGLARLGARVWGELDRRLRQEAGFVPVLCYHRVLPELVEDPDEPVYSLLPQQFEAQLAQLAREGWQTLSLGEFAAAARGQVPLPARAVLLTFDDGYADFYRVAWPLARKYGLKLNLFLTTGFVDRPEVLFMAPQGYRFCRPEEGGEEFPASWRAHACRFPKLWRPLTWQEVRELHQAGVGLALHGHSHTDLGRLPASAATAEVETGLELMQEHLRFRAQCLALPYGGYASVPWAALARLSKLGISLIFTTIYGRPRLPGPPRLLPRLLVLQQDSFSDFRRKLQGAYDYLGRLQEWRFRLRALIRQGPEEQDAF; encoded by the coding sequence ATGCGGCGGCGGACCCAACTTGGGCTGGCGCGCCTGGGCGCCCGGGTATGGGGAGAGCTCGACCGTCGGCTGCGCCAGGAGGCCGGTTTTGTGCCGGTGCTCTGTTACCACCGGGTGCTGCCCGAACTGGTGGAGGACCCCGATGAGCCCGTTTACTCCCTCCTGCCGCAGCAGTTTGAGGCCCAGCTGGCCCAGCTGGCCCGGGAAGGGTGGCAGACCCTGAGCCTGGGGGAATTTGCCGCTGCCGCCCGAGGTCAGGTGCCCCTCCCTGCGAGGGCGGTGCTCCTCACCTTCGATGACGGCTATGCTGATTTTTATCGGGTGGCGTGGCCCTTGGCCAGGAAATACGGGTTGAAACTCAATCTCTTCCTCACCACCGGCTTTGTGGACCGGCCGGAGGTGCTCTTCATGGCGCCACAGGGCTACCGCTTCTGCCGGCCGGAGGAGGGAGGGGAGGAATTCCCGGCATCATGGCGGGCGCATGCCTGTCGGTTCCCGAAGCTGTGGCGGCCCCTCACCTGGCAGGAAGTCCGGGAGCTCCATCAGGCCGGGGTCGGGCTCGCTCTGCACGGCCACAGTCATACCGACCTGGGGCGGCTGCCTGCCTCGGCGGCGACGGCGGAAGTGGAGACCGGACTGGAACTCATGCAGGAGCACCTCCGATTCCGGGCTCAGTGTTTGGCCCTGCCCTATGGCGGCTACGCCTCGGTGCCCTGGGCAGCCCTGGCCCGCCTGTCAAAGCTGGGAATTTCCCTCATCTTCACCACCATCTACGGCCGCCCCCGTCTCCCCGGGCCGCCTCGCCTCCTCCCCCGTCTCCTGGTATTGCAACAGGATTCCTTCAGCGATTTCCGCCGCAAGCTCCAGGGGGCCTATGATTATCTCGGCCGCCTGCAGGAGTGGCGGTTCAGGCTGAGGGCCCTTATTCGCCAAGGGCCGGAGGAACAGGATGCCTTCTGA
- a CDS encoding glycosyltransferase family A protein: MSEPRFAIITAARDEAATLGFTLVSVARQTVPPARWVIVDDGSTDDTGVLIQAAVRKQPWLLPVSRPLAGPRDTGSQLVAALTFGFSQLDLAAYDFLFVLDADILLGPRYYEIILEKFRARPRLGVATGTVWDYHSGWVVPMRGQQFAMIGALKGWRRECFEELGGLAPGEGWEGIDSLQALRRGWQAETFPDPELRTLHLKPRARGWRRQGRALYFAGASPLWVLASSLYHLASRPYGRGGVEIWLGYLHAWRQKAPRYDGPGFREFQRRWHLRRLLHLGRG; encoded by the coding sequence ATGTCTGAGCCCCGTTTTGCCATCATCACCGCGGCCCGGGATGAGGCGGCCACCCTCGGCTTCACCCTCGTCTCCGTGGCCCGCCAGACCGTGCCGCCCGCCCGCTGGGTCATCGTGGATGACGGCTCCACCGACGACACCGGGGTCCTCATCCAGGCGGCCGTCCGAAAACAACCCTGGCTCCTGCCGGTCAGCCGACCGCTGGCCGGACCACGGGATACCGGCAGCCAGCTGGTGGCGGCCCTGACCTTCGGCTTTTCCCAGCTTGATCTGGCGGCTTATGATTTTCTTTTTGTGTTGGATGCCGATATTCTTTTGGGACCCCGGTACTATGAGATCATTTTAGAGAAGTTCCGGGCCCGGCCCCGGCTGGGAGTGGCCACCGGGACGGTATGGGATTATCATTCCGGGTGGGTGGTGCCCATGCGAGGTCAGCAATTCGCCATGATCGGGGCGCTGAAGGGCTGGCGCCGGGAGTGTTTTGAGGAGCTGGGGGGCCTGGCGCCGGGGGAAGGCTGGGAGGGCATCGACTCCCTTCAGGCGCTGCGCCGGGGCTGGCAGGCGGAAACCTTCCCAGATCCGGAATTGCGCACCCTGCACCTGAAGCCCCGGGCCAGGGGCTGGCGGCGTCAGGGTCGGGCCCTCTATTTCGCCGGGGCCTCGCCCTTGTGGGTGCTGGCCAGCAGCCTGTATCATCTGGCCAGCCGGCCGTACGGGCGCGGCGGGGTGGAGATCTGGCTCGGTTATCTGCACGCCTGGCGGCAGAAAGCCCCGCGTTATGACGGTCCGGGCTTCCGGGAGTTTCAGCGGCGCTGGCATCTCAGGCGCCTCCTGCACCTCGGGCGGGGGTAA
- a CDS encoding glycosyltransferase family A protein, producing MTAPMSARNLPVAPDITVLVVTFNRAGSLARALLSLLKQETRGAFRYEILVVDDGSTDETPEVVAAAARQAGPVPLRYVRQENRGISAARNVGLRLASGEWVAFCDDDEVAASTWLWELWRMAQETGAPCVGGRVVLALPPEVLSALGPRARRVLGESQSRDWQLPSPDGLTTGNVMFRRSLCESLGGFSEVLRRDHDTDFFWRLGQAGFALAVAPKAITYHVLSCDRWQEGSMKRINLMQGVADAGLVLKYAGLPRLALALLRRLVVVLLWDLPGLLRTWMLGDRCRRLESLLGLWYAQGLWRGALFWMFPAIFPQSRFIQDSGLFFPQPGQDHLTLRRRFLRETPHV from the coding sequence ATGACCGCCCCCATGTCCGCCAGGAACCTCCCGGTGGCTCCGGACATCACGGTCCTGGTGGTCACCTTCAACCGGGCCGGGTCACTGGCCCGGGCCCTCCTGAGCCTTCTGAAGCAGGAGACCCGGGGGGCCTTCCGGTATGAGATCCTGGTGGTGGATGACGGCTCCACCGACGAAACCCCGGAGGTGGTGGCCGCCGCGGCCAGGCAGGCCGGCCCGGTGCCGCTGCGCTATGTCCGCCAGGAGAACCGGGGCATCAGCGCCGCCCGCAATGTCGGTCTCCGGCTGGCCTCCGGGGAGTGGGTGGCTTTTTGCGATGACGATGAGGTGGCGGCATCCACCTGGCTGTGGGAACTGTGGCGGATGGCCCAGGAAACCGGCGCCCCCTGCGTGGGCGGCCGGGTGGTGTTGGCGCTGCCGCCGGAGGTGCTCTCCGCCTTGGGCCCTCGGGCCCGCCGCGTCCTGGGGGAAAGCCAGTCCCGGGACTGGCAGCTCCCCTCCCCTGATGGACTCACCACAGGAAACGTTATGTTTCGGCGGTCGCTCTGTGAATCCCTGGGAGGCTTCTCCGAGGTCCTGCGGCGGGATCACGACACCGACTTCTTCTGGCGGCTGGGGCAGGCCGGTTTTGCCCTGGCGGTTGCCCCCAAAGCCATCACCTACCATGTCCTCTCCTGCGATCGTTGGCAGGAAGGCTCCATGAAGCGGATCAATCTGATGCAGGGGGTGGCGGACGCCGGGCTGGTCCTCAAATATGCCGGCTTGCCCCGCTTGGCATTAGCCCTTCTTCGGCGCCTGGTTGTGGTCCTTTTGTGGGACCTTCCCGGATTGCTCCGGACTTGGATGCTGGGGGACCGGTGCCGGCGTCTCGAAAGCCTCCTCGGTCTTTGGTATGCCCAGGGCTTATGGCGAGGTGCCCTGTTCTGGATGTTTCCCGCCATCTTCCCCCAGAGCCGCTTCATCCAGGACTCGGGCCTCTTCTTTCCGCAGCCAGGTCAGGATCACCTCACACTCCGGCGGCGGTTTCTCCGTGAGACCCCTCATGTCTGA
- a CDS encoding ATP-binding cassette domain-containing protein, with protein MPMSLTASEPPRLEIQGLTVILRGRPVVENLFLAAPPKALTLLTGPNGAGKSTLLRTVAGLLVPAAGRIFLDGEPIEALPVWERVAKGVVLVPEGMEVFPDLSVEENLEIGAYVRRQDLARRLEEVYRLFPDLAERRHLPAGVLSGGQQRMVTLGRGLMSGAGVLLFDEPFLGLSPRFVKLFRQVFLTLRGQGLTLMVASQLETHLLLPEANAAYFLDQGRVAKAGSGPELAADPELAEFFHTVPA; from the coding sequence ATGCCGATGAGCCTGACGGCCTCTGAGCCGCCTCGCCTTGAGATTCAGGGCCTCACCGTCATTCTCCGGGGCCGGCCGGTGGTTGAAAACCTTTTCCTGGCGGCTCCCCCCAAGGCCCTCACCCTTCTCACCGGCCCCAACGGCGCCGGCAAGAGCACGCTGCTGCGCACCGTGGCCGGGCTGCTGGTGCCGGCCGCGGGCCGCATCTTCCTGGACGGCGAGCCCATCGAGGCTTTGCCGGTGTGGGAGCGGGTGGCCAAGGGAGTGGTCCTGGTGCCCGAAGGCATGGAGGTCTTTCCGGACCTGAGCGTCGAGGAGAACCTGGAGATCGGGGCCTATGTGCGCCGGCAGGATCTGGCCCGCCGCCTGGAAGAGGTCTATCGGCTCTTCCCCGATCTGGCGGAGCGCCGCCATCTGCCCGCCGGGGTCTTAAGCGGCGGCCAGCAGCGCATGGTCACTTTGGGTCGGGGCCTGATGAGCGGGGCCGGGGTGCTCCTCTTTGATGAGCCCTTCCTGGGCCTCAGCCCCCGGTTTGTGAAACTGTTCCGCCAGGTCTTCCTCACCCTCCGCGGCCAGGGCCTCACCCTCATGGTGGCCAGCCAACTGGAGACCCACCTTCTCTTGCCCGAGGCCAACGCGGCCTATTTCCTGGACCAGGGCCGGGTGGCGAAGGCGGGGTCCGGTCCGGAACTGGCCGCCGATCCGGAGCTGGCCGAGTTCTTCCACACGGTGCCGGCGTGA
- a CDS encoding branched-chain amino acid ABC transporter ATP-binding protein/permease: MRLSPGVAAVILLAGLAVWPLFGRWPVGETVLGLACFYGAVAVAWNLYALTGAISLGHSAFFGLGAYGSALLCHHLGWSPAVTVPVGALVAVLYAGLWCLGFARLRGVYLGLATLAAVEVPRVIIDNWNSLTLGSQGLVGIPPLPTLTLGPLTLALGADTRAQYFLLLTLLAVSLLLHRGALTSRWGWAWRAVRENETAAGLVGVPVWRHRSLALLLSAALTGFLGAIYAHLLGILEPPLVFTLHISAMPLVFSIFGGRYHLLGPALGALLLYPLDQLVLRPWLPTGHAAVYGVMVILAILFFPRGVAAWLESREAAPTLPHRKPISPVPSEAPGKGADPEPTSDRSGPPCLEMVGVSKRFGKRLVLREISLSVRAGEILAVLGPNGSGKTTLFNIISGVLKPTGGRIRLFGTDITGWPTHRIVHHGLARTSQIPQPFPEMTVLENVALGLMFGAPGLPSLQAATSRAWEFLELVGLAAHAATPAGELPFADLQRLEVARALATGPRVLLLDEMAAGLGPREVIQAARLIRTLRGQGLTLMLNDHLLTLTARVSDRLAALDQGELLAVGRPEEVLEHPAVRAAYLGEREADADEPDGL, encoded by the coding sequence GTGCGTCTCTCTCCCGGAGTTGCCGCCGTCATCCTCCTGGCCGGGCTGGCCGTCTGGCCGCTTTTCGGGCGCTGGCCGGTGGGGGAGACGGTCCTGGGGCTGGCCTGCTTTTACGGCGCGGTGGCGGTGGCCTGGAATCTCTATGCCTTGACCGGCGCCATCTCCCTGGGGCACAGCGCTTTCTTCGGTCTGGGGGCCTACGGGTCCGCCCTCCTCTGTCACCATTTGGGCTGGTCCCCGGCGGTGACGGTACCGGTGGGGGCCTTGGTGGCCGTGCTCTACGCCGGGCTGTGGTGCCTGGGGTTTGCCCGCCTGCGGGGGGTGTATCTGGGTCTGGCCACTTTGGCGGCGGTGGAGGTTCCCCGGGTCATCATCGACAACTGGAACTCCCTCACGTTGGGATCCCAGGGACTGGTGGGAATCCCGCCACTGCCCACCCTGACCCTGGGGCCGCTGACCCTGGCCCTGGGCGCGGATACCCGGGCGCAATATTTCCTCCTCCTGACCCTCCTGGCAGTGAGCCTCCTTCTGCATCGCGGGGCCCTCACTTCCCGCTGGGGCTGGGCCTGGAGGGCCGTGCGGGAAAACGAGACCGCCGCCGGCCTGGTGGGGGTGCCGGTGTGGCGGCACCGCTCCCTGGCCTTGCTCCTGAGCGCCGCCCTCACCGGGTTTCTGGGGGCCATCTATGCCCATCTCCTGGGCATCCTGGAGCCGCCGTTGGTCTTCACCCTGCATATCTCCGCCATGCCTCTGGTCTTCAGCATCTTCGGGGGGCGTTATCATCTCCTGGGGCCGGCGCTGGGGGCCTTGCTCCTTTATCCCCTGGATCAACTGGTGCTCCGGCCCTGGCTCCCCACCGGCCATGCCGCCGTTTATGGGGTGATGGTGATCCTGGCCATCCTCTTCTTCCCTCGGGGGGTGGCCGCCTGGCTGGAATCCCGGGAAGCCGCGCCCACTTTGCCTCACCGGAAGCCCATTTCACCGGTGCCCTCGGAAGCCCCCGGGAAAGGCGCCGACCCGGAGCCCACCTCGGATCGGTCAGGGCCTCCCTGCCTGGAGATGGTGGGGGTGAGCAAACGCTTCGGCAAGCGGCTGGTGCTGCGGGAGATCTCTTTGAGCGTCCGCGCCGGGGAGATCCTGGCGGTGCTGGGTCCCAACGGCTCCGGCAAGACCACCCTCTTCAATATTATCAGCGGCGTGCTGAAGCCCACGGGCGGGCGCATCCGGCTGTTCGGCACCGACATCACCGGCTGGCCCACCCACCGCATCGTGCACCACGGCCTAGCCCGCACCTCCCAGATTCCCCAGCCCTTTCCGGAGATGACGGTGCTGGAGAACGTGGCCCTGGGGCTGATGTTCGGCGCCCCGGGGTTACCTTCCCTGCAGGCGGCAACATCTCGGGCATGGGAATTTTTGGAGCTGGTGGGTCTGGCGGCCCACGCGGCCACTCCCGCGGGGGAGCTCCCCTTTGCCGACCTGCAGCGCCTGGAGGTGGCCCGGGCCCTGGCCACCGGCCCCCGGGTGCTGCTGCTGGATGAAATGGCCGCGGGCCTGGGTCCCCGGGAAGTGATCCAGGCCGCCCGGCTCATCCGCACCCTGCGGGGGCAGGGCCTGACCCTCATGCTCAATGACCACCTCCTCACCCTGACGGCCCGGGTCTCGGACCGCCTGGCGGCCCTGGATCAGGGGGAGCTCTTGGCGGTGGGGCGGCCCGAGGAGGTGCTGGAGCATCCGGCGGTGCGGGCCGCCTACCTGGGAGAGAGAGAGGCAGATGCCGATGAGCCTGACGGCCTCTGA
- a CDS encoding branched-chain amino acid ABC transporter permease, translating to MSAGLHLLVSGFSLGSFYALVALGFALIFGVTHAFNLAHGELIILSGYLAYFLWRALEVHPLATLPLTLALMPLFALALAQLLRLVREPFPMNSLVVTFGVALVVEQALLYAFSADYRLIQPASPRLVPFPALGLILTETQITLLILSLMATGLVHLWLTRTFDGKALRATIQNREAARLVGINLGRMRTVAFAVGGLLIGLAGPLYGQTLYLYPAGGLEATLIAVVLTIFAGVGRIPTLLVGGWVLGLAESWAALALGANWRELVSALLLLLLLILRPEGLKIRTEA from the coding sequence ATGTCCGCGGGCCTGCATCTCCTGGTGAGCGGCTTCTCTCTGGGGTCCTTTTATGCCCTGGTGGCCCTGGGGTTCGCCCTGATTTTCGGGGTCACTCACGCCTTCAACCTGGCCCACGGGGAACTCATCATCTTAAGCGGCTACCTGGCCTACTTTCTCTGGCGGGCCCTGGAGGTGCACCCCCTGGCCACCCTGCCCCTGACCCTGGCCCTGATGCCGCTTTTTGCCCTGGCCCTGGCCCAGCTCCTCAGGCTGGTCAGGGAGCCCTTTCCCATGAACAGCCTGGTGGTGACCTTCGGGGTGGCCCTGGTGGTGGAGCAGGCCCTGCTCTATGCCTTCTCAGCGGACTATCGCCTCATCCAGCCGGCCTCACCCCGCCTGGTGCCCTTCCCGGCCCTGGGGCTGATCCTCACCGAGACCCAGATCACTCTCCTCATCTTGTCCCTGATGGCCACCGGGCTGGTGCATCTGTGGCTCACCCGCACCTTTGACGGCAAGGCCCTGCGGGCCACCATTCAAAACCGGGAGGCCGCCCGCCTGGTGGGAATCAATCTGGGGCGCATGCGCACCGTGGCCTTTGCCGTGGGGGGGCTGCTCATCGGCCTGGCCGGCCCCCTGTATGGCCAGACCCTGTATCTCTACCCCGCCGGCGGCCTGGAGGCCACCCTCATTGCGGTGGTTCTCACCATCTTCGCCGGCGTGGGCCGCATCCCCACCCTGCTGGTGGGAGGCTGGGTCCTGGGGCTGGCCGAATCCTGGGCGGCCCTGGCCCTGGGGGCCAACTGGCGGGAGCTGGTGAGCGCCCTCCTCCTGCTGCTCCTTCTCATCCTCCGGCCGGAGGGGCTGAAAATCCGGACGGAGGCTTAA